In Nicotiana tabacum cultivar K326 chromosome 19, ASM71507v2, whole genome shotgun sequence, one DNA window encodes the following:
- the LOC107826004 gene encoding uncharacterized protein LOC107826004: protein MPFLWPDIITYLEAYKPIIVTKRVAWQFPYNGWYMCNTCGASRDNPSPSATGFCVRDSVGDLVYARAQQLEETTNIVVEAKAIRDGLHYYMEHDLHPLILETDSPGIKKIIEGEWDPPWCIMAEVNRIKQMKEEFNFHSFFELPSAVRRLINMDKSQIPNLRVRIAKRKAPD, encoded by the exons ATGCCTTTCCTTTggccagatataatcacatatcTAGAGGCTTACAAGCCTATTATTGTGACCAAAAGAGTAGCATGGCAATTTCCATACAATGGTTGGTACATGTGTAATACATGTGGGGCTTCAAGAGACAACCCTAGTCCTAGTGCTACAGGTTTTTGTGTGAGGGATAGCGTAGGAGATTTGGTGTATGCTAGGGCACAACAACTGGAGGAAACTACTAATATAGTGGTTGAAGCTAAGGCAATCAGAGATGGACTGCATTACTATATGGAGCATGACCTACATCCCCTTATACTAGAAACTGATTCACCTGGGATAAAGAAGATCATAGAAGGAGAATGGGATCCTCCATGGTGCATTATGGCAGAGGTTAATAGGATTAAGCAGATGAAGGAGGAGTTCAAT TTTCATTCCTTCTTTGAACTGCCTAGTGCAGTGAGGAGACTGATTAACATGGATAAATCACAAATTCCTAATCTAAGGGTTAGGATAGCCAAAAGAAAAGCACCAGATTGA
- the LOC142173428 gene encoding uncharacterized protein LOC142173428, whose product MTFVYAKCTSLERLELWDNLYYMKSDMELPWLVGGDLNVVLHEYEKIGGLPIHPPEYENFAFCVNSCGLFDQGYKGSPFTWWNGRPNVKCIFKRLDRIFVNLPFQNMLPTIEVEHLIMIGSDHAPLLMTCGEQTTSFVKPFRFLNFWIKHATFKEVVKQNWEADFIGDPFLMFKHKLKKVNEALPKWSKDTFGDIFKQLAILEDIVKSRKCCLRRRQLLRTE is encoded by the coding sequence ATGACCTTTGTGTATGCAAAGTGTACATCTTTAGAGAGATTGGAGTTGTGGGATAACCTATACTATATGAAAAGTGATATGGAACTTCCTTGGTTAGTAGGAGGGGACTTGAATGTGGTGCTACATGAATATGAAAAGATAGGGGGGTTACCAATTCATCCTCCTGAATATGAGAATTTTGCATTCTGTGTCAATTCTTGTGGGCTGTTTGATCAAGGTTATAAAGGAAGTCcttttacatggtggaatggaaGGCCTAATGTTAAGTGTATATTCAAGAGATTGGATAGGATATTTGTTAATTTGCCATTCCAAAATATGCTACCTACAATTGAAGTGGAACATTTGATTATGATAGGCTCGGATCATGCTCCATTGCTTATGACTTGTGGGGAGCAAACTACAAGCTTTGTCAAGCCTTTTAGATTCTTGAATTTCTGGATAAAGCATGCTACATTCAAGGAGGTGGTGAAGCAGAATTGGGAAGCGGATTTCATTGGAGATCCATTTCTAATGTTCAAGCATAAACTGAAGAAAGTGAATGAAGCCTTACCTAAATGGAGCAAGGACACCTTTGGAGACATTTTCAAGCAGTTGGCTATCCTAGAAGACATTGTAAAGTCAAGGAAATGTTGTTTGAGGAGGCGCCAACTATTGAGAACAGAATAA